The following coding sequences lie in one Arabidopsis thaliana chromosome 3, partial sequence genomic window:
- the MTO3 gene encoding S-adenosylmethionine synthetase family protein (METHIONINE OVER-ACCUMULATOR 3 (MTO3); FUNCTIONS IN: methionine adenosyltransferase activity; INVOLVED IN: lignin biosynthetic process, response to cold, methionine metabolic process, S-adenosylmethionine biosynthetic process; LOCATED IN: nucleolus, cell wall, plasma membrane, membrane; EXPRESSED IN: 28 plant structures; EXPRESSED DURING: 16 growth stages; CONTAINS InterPro DOMAIN/s: S-adenosylmethionine synthetase (InterPro:IPR002133), S-adenosylmethionine synthetase superfamily (InterPro:IPR022636), S-adenosylmethionine synthetase, N-terminal (InterPro:IPR022628), S-adenosylmethionine synthetase, C-terminal (InterPro:IPR022630), S-adenosylmethionine synthetase, conserved site (InterPro:IPR022631), S-adenosylmethionine synthetase, central domain (InterPro:IPR022629); BEST Arabidopsis thaliana protein match is: S-adenosylmethionine synthetase 1 (TAIR:AT1G02500.2); Has 10856 Blast hits to 10849 proteins in 2868 species: Archae - 12; Bacteria - 5440; Metazoa - 373; Fungi - 167; Plants - 707; Viruses - 1; Other Eukaryotes - 4156 (source: NCBI BLink).) codes for MESFLFTSESVNEGHPDKLCDQISDAILDACLEQDPESKVACETCTKTNMVMVFGEITTKANVDYEQIVRKTCREIGFVSADVGLDADNCKVLVNIEQQSPDIAQGVHGHLTKKPEEVGAGDQGHMFGYATDETPELMPLTHVLATKLGAKLTEVRKNGTCPWLRPDGKTQVTIEYINESGAMVPVRVHTVLISTQHDETVTNDEIAADLKEHVIKPVIPEKYLDEKTIFHLNPSGRFVIGGPHGDAGLTGRKIIIDTYGGWGAHGGGAFSGKDPTKVDRSGAYIVRQAAKSIVASGLARRVIVQVSYAIGVPEPLSVFVDSYGTGKIPDKEILEIVKESFDFRPGMISINLDLKRGGNGRFLKTAAYGHFGRDDADFTWEVVKPLKSNKVQA; via the coding sequence ATGgaatcttttttgttcacatCTGAATCCGTCAACGAGGGACATCCCGACAAGCTTTGTGATCAGATCTCCGACGCTATCCTCGATGCTTGCCTTGAACAAGACCCTGAGAGCAAAGTTGCTTGTGAGACTTGTACCAAGACTAACATGGTCATGGTTTTTGGAGAAATCACCACCAAGGCTAACGTTGATTACGAGCAGATTGTTCGTAAAACATGCCGTGAGATTGGATTCGTCTCTGCTGACGTTGGTCTAGATGCTGACAATTGCAAGGTTCTGGTTAACATTGAGCAACAGAGTCCTGACATTGCACAAGGTGTTCATGGTCATCTCACCAAGAAGCCAGAGGAGGTTGGAGCTGGTGACCAAGGTCACATGTTTGGGTATGCTACTGATGAGACTCCTGAGCTCATGCCTCTTACTCACGTTCTCGCTACTAAGCTTGGAGCTAAACTCACTGAAGTTCGCAAGAATGGAACTTGCCCTTGGTTGAGGCCAGATGGTAAGACTCAAGTCACTATTGAGTACATCAACGAAAGCGGAGCCATGGTTCCTGTACGTGTCCACACTGTTCTCATCTCAACACAGCATGACGAGACTGTGACTAACGATGAGATCGCAGCTGATCTTAAGGAGCATGTGATCAAGCCAGTGATCCCAGAGAAATACCTTGATGAGAAAACCATCTTCCATCTCAACCCATCTGGTCGTTTTGTTATCGGAGGTCCTCATGGAGATGCAGGGCTTACCGGCCGTAAGATCATCATCGATACTTATGGTGGTTGGGGTGCACACGGAGGTGGTGCTTTCTCTGGAAAGGACCCAACCAAGGTTGACAGGAGTGGGGCTTACATCGTTAGGCAAGCAGCTAAGAGCATTGTAGCCAGTGGGCTAGCGAGGCGGGTCATTGTGCAAGTCTCGTATGCCATTGGTGTCCCTGAGCCATTGTCTGTGTTCGTGGACAGTTATGGAACAGGAAAGATACCAGACAAGGAGATTCTTGAGATTGTGAAGGAGAGTTTTGATTTCAGGCCAGGTATGATCTCCATTAACTTGGATCTGAAGAGAGGAGGTAATGGTAGGTTCTTGAAGACTGCTGCCTATGGTCACTTTGGAAGGGACGATGCTGATTTCACCTGGGAGGTAGTCAAGCCACTCAAGTCTAACAAGGTCCAAGCTTGA